The following coding sequences lie in one Vanacampus margaritifer isolate UIUO_Vmar chromosome 16, RoL_Vmar_1.0, whole genome shotgun sequence genomic window:
- the LOC144035858 gene encoding acidic mammalian chitinase-like isoform X2, protein MRTSLHRSPTSTEKLSLFDVLWSLIKSFPQKIKSIKMHKLILFTGLCLTTAWLGSAEKLVCLYDSVSDQRQGIGHFEIDDIQAHLCTHLIYSFVGIDKTFKISPSSSDEKKFPLFKKLKNRPHHVHAKESEHVWSNSNTHLKTILEVNVISDPLFHELIAIQANRATFIQSVISILREPNYMFDGINILWQNKMDDFQKYREYFTFLIEEFRKEFNKEAVDSECDALLLTVSVSADPTVITQSYDVKEIADDIDFFNVMTSDIEIVFLKGRPSYCPPEESFRKAASAVNFWNKAGVPTHKINMGIGVFGEAYYTDSQGSIELAGGLLADLPEGFLARFEVCIFLQELLKASSTTRVVFDDIASIDVKVDYIKKHHFGGAFVLSLDLDDFNHICCSHDHKYPVIQHLHDKLVLDFVIH, encoded by the exons ATGAGAACATCTCTTCATCGCTCACCCACCAGCACAGAGAAGCTGTCTTTGTTTG ATGTTCTTTGGTCACTGATTAAATCGtttccacaaaaaataaaaag CATAAAGATGCACAAGCTCATTCTTTTTACag GTCTCTGTCTGACCACCGCTTGGTTGG GTTCAGCTGAAAAACTGGTGTGTCTCTATGACAGCGTCTCAGACCAACGACAGGGGATTGGACATTTCGAGATTGATGACATACAAGCACATCTGTGTACCCATCTAATATATAGTTTTGTCGGCATTGataaaacttttaaaatttCCCCTAGTTCCAGTGacgaaaaaaaattcccacttttCAAGAAGCTGAAGAACAGGCCACACCATGTGCATGCAAAAGAAAGTGAACATGTTTGGTCCAACAGTAATACACATCTGAAAACAATTTTGGAGGTCAACGTGATTTCAGATCCACT ATTCCATGAACTCATAGCCATACAAGCAAATAGGGCGACTTTTATCCAGTCTGTGATCTCCATTTTGAGGGAACCTAATTATATGTTTGATGGGATCAACATCTTGTGGCAGAATAAAATGGACGATTTTCAGAAATACAGGGAATATTTTACATTCCTCATCGAG GAATTCCGAAAAGAATTTAACAAGGAGGCAGTCGACAGTGAATGTGACGCACTACTGCTGACTGTTAGTGTCTCTGCTGACCCAACAGTTATTACTCAGAGCTACGATGTCAAAGAGATTGCGGA CGACATAGACTTCTTCAATGTGATGACGTCAGatattgaaattgtttttctgAAAGGCCGACCATCTTACTGTCCTCCAGAAGAATCCTTCCGTAAGGCG GCTTCTGCAGTAAACTTCTGGAATAAGGCGGGAGTACCTACTCATAAGATTAACATGGGAATTGGGGTATTTGGAGAAGCTTATTATACTGACAGTCAGGGCTCTATTGAACTGGCGGGAGGCCTTTTGGCTGATTTACCAGAAGGGTTCTTGGCCCGTTTTGAG GTGTGCATTTTCTTGCAAGAACTTCTTAAGGCTTCATCAACTACCCGTGTTGTCTTTGATGACATAGCTTCGATTGATGTAAAG GTtgattacattaaaaaacaccACTTTGGAGGAGCCTTTGTCCTGTCCCTGGACCTGGATGACTTCAATCATATATGCTGCAGTCATGACCACAAATATCCTGTCATTCAACATCTGCACGATAAACTAGTTCTGGATTTTGTAATCCACTAG
- the nherf4b gene encoding NHERF family PDZ scaffold protein 4b isoform X2, with translation MFGFVLLLVTSRSVRHKMTSNTENSYSMNIKPPKETRRFTFNPKEGIDNPLMVMTEESTPRPRLCVLRKEEGEAYGFHLRVEWVKQGHIIRKVVSGGIAQRCGLEDGDRLLEVNNVYVEDAPHQEVSRRIKLSGHHLCLMVLDGEAYEKEIATGHDLRNLVKAYKGEDLKPPRLCHMTRDPVLGLGINFTPVGAEKGCFCVNLVRGGVAEKAGVLKGDRLLWMNGAGVSGLTHSALGKMMKTCDNDITILVIDSESEKKYTRLRMPILPAMAIPHNLPYRLRKLDLDLTPEGYGFFLRFERAPSGRTAHVLRKVDTGSPAERAGMRDGDVLLEVNGEDVELLQHDEIVTRVRESGPHISLRTITPQGHEFYTQLGLSPLLFCEDDAIQMESSEPVRGSELCLQTDIVDSSQSRPSFNHGYTPQCPGTFINQVAPGNPGKKAGLIIGDIVREVNGENVGDRYLEDVIMLVKEGGPCLSLLVKDKEDYDNSKQKLSITTSEG, from the exons ATGTTTGGGTTTGTATTACTCCTTGTTACATCTCGTTCCGTGCGGcacaaaatgacatcaaataCAG AGAACAGCTACAGCATGAACATCAAGCCTCCCAAAGAAACACG GAGATTTACATTTAATCCGAAAGAGGGAATTGACAACCCACTGATGGTCATGACAGAAG AGTCGACACCCAGACCGCGTCTCTGTGTGCTGAGAAAGGAGGAAGGGGAGGCCTATGGCTTTCATCTAAGAGTGGAATGGGTGAAACAAGGTCACATTATCAGAAAAGTCGTTTCTGGGGGGATTGCGCAGCGCTGTGGACTTGAAGATGGGGACAGGCTTCTTGAAGTCAACAACGTCTATGTAGAGGATGCTCCTCATCAGGAG GTGTCCAGGAGAATAAAGCTAAGTGGACATCACTTATGCTTAATGGTTCTGGATGGGGAAGCATATGAGAAGGAAATCGCCACGGGGCACGACCTCCGCAATCTTGTCAAAGCATATAAGGGTGAGGACTTAAAACCACCGAGACTGTGTCACATGACCAGGGATCCTGTCTTGGGTCTGGGCATCAACTTCACACCTGTTGGAG CTGAAAAAGGTTGCTTCTGTGTCAACCTGGTGCGTGGAGGGGTAGCTGAAAAGGCGGGCGTACTTAAGGGGGATCGCCTGCTTTGGATGAATGGAGCCGGGGTTTCAGGACTCACACACTCCGCACTTGGCAAAATG ATGAAAACATGTGACAATGACATCACCATCCTAGTGATCGACAGTGAGAGTGAGAAGAAGTACACTCGACTACGGATGCCCATACTCCCTGCTATGGCAATTCCACACAATCTGCCCTATAGATTGAGAAAACTAGATTTGGATTTGACACCTGAGGGCTACGGTTTCTTCCTTCGCTTTGAGAGGGCCCCTTCAGGTCGTACAG CTCATGTGCTGCGTAAGGTGGACACTGGCAGTCCGGCAGAGAGGGCTGGCATGCGAGATGGCGATGTGCTGCTGGAGGTGAATGGAGAGGACGTGGAGTTGTTGCAACATGATGAGATTGTGacgagagtgagagagagtggTCCACATATCTCACTTAGGACAATTACCCCACAGGGCCATGAGTTTTACACACAG TTAGGGCTGTCACCGCTCCTCTTCTGTGAAGATGATGCTATTCAAATGGAAAGCAGTGAACCAGTCCGTGGATCAGAACTTTGCCTACAAACTGATATAGTAGATTCATCTCAGTCCAGACCCAGCTTCAACCATGGCTATACACCACAGTGTCCCGGGACCTTCATCAACCAA GTGGCCCCAGGGAACCCAGGGAAGAAAGCAGGACTAATAATAGGTGATATAGTGAGGGAAGTCAATGGAGAAAATGTGGGGGACCGATACCTGGAAGATGTCATTATGCTTGTGAAAGAAGGAGGGCCATGTCTTTCCTTACTCGTCAAGGATAAGGAGGACTACGACAACTCGAAACAGAAACTTTCTATTACCACCAGTGAG GGATGA
- the nherf4b gene encoding NHERF family PDZ scaffold protein 4b isoform X1, producing MFGFVLLLVTSRSVRHKMTSNTENSYSMNIKPPKETRRFTFNPKEGIDNPLMVMTEESTPRPRLCVLRKEEGEAYGFHLRVEWVKQGHIIRKVVSGGIAQRCGLEDGDRLLEVNNVYVEDAPHQEVSRRIKLSGHHLCLMVLDGEAYEKEIATGHDLRNLVKAYKGEDLKPPRLCHMTRDPVLGLGINFTPVGAEKGCFCVNLVRGGVAEKAGVLKGDRLLWMNGAGVSGLTHSALGKMMKTCDNDITILVIDSESEKKYTRLRMPILPAMAIPHNLPYRLRKLDLDLTPEGYGFFLRFERAPSGRTAHVLRKVDTGSPAERAGMRDGDVLLEVNGEDVELLQHDEIVTRVRESGPHISLRTITPQGHEFYTQLGLSPLLFCEDDAIQMESSEPVRGSELCLQTDIVDSSQSRPSFNHGYTPQCPGTFINQVAPGNPGKKAGLIIGDIVREVNGENVGDRYLEDVIMLVKEGGPCLSLLVKDKEDYDNSKQKLSITTSEVTKFQTCKN from the exons ATGTTTGGGTTTGTATTACTCCTTGTTACATCTCGTTCCGTGCGGcacaaaatgacatcaaataCAG AGAACAGCTACAGCATGAACATCAAGCCTCCCAAAGAAACACG GAGATTTACATTTAATCCGAAAGAGGGAATTGACAACCCACTGATGGTCATGACAGAAG AGTCGACACCCAGACCGCGTCTCTGTGTGCTGAGAAAGGAGGAAGGGGAGGCCTATGGCTTTCATCTAAGAGTGGAATGGGTGAAACAAGGTCACATTATCAGAAAAGTCGTTTCTGGGGGGATTGCGCAGCGCTGTGGACTTGAAGATGGGGACAGGCTTCTTGAAGTCAACAACGTCTATGTAGAGGATGCTCCTCATCAGGAG GTGTCCAGGAGAATAAAGCTAAGTGGACATCACTTATGCTTAATGGTTCTGGATGGGGAAGCATATGAGAAGGAAATCGCCACGGGGCACGACCTCCGCAATCTTGTCAAAGCATATAAGGGTGAGGACTTAAAACCACCGAGACTGTGTCACATGACCAGGGATCCTGTCTTGGGTCTGGGCATCAACTTCACACCTGTTGGAG CTGAAAAAGGTTGCTTCTGTGTCAACCTGGTGCGTGGAGGGGTAGCTGAAAAGGCGGGCGTACTTAAGGGGGATCGCCTGCTTTGGATGAATGGAGCCGGGGTTTCAGGACTCACACACTCCGCACTTGGCAAAATG ATGAAAACATGTGACAATGACATCACCATCCTAGTGATCGACAGTGAGAGTGAGAAGAAGTACACTCGACTACGGATGCCCATACTCCCTGCTATGGCAATTCCACACAATCTGCCCTATAGATTGAGAAAACTAGATTTGGATTTGACACCTGAGGGCTACGGTTTCTTCCTTCGCTTTGAGAGGGCCCCTTCAGGTCGTACAG CTCATGTGCTGCGTAAGGTGGACACTGGCAGTCCGGCAGAGAGGGCTGGCATGCGAGATGGCGATGTGCTGCTGGAGGTGAATGGAGAGGACGTGGAGTTGTTGCAACATGATGAGATTGTGacgagagtgagagagagtggTCCACATATCTCACTTAGGACAATTACCCCACAGGGCCATGAGTTTTACACACAG TTAGGGCTGTCACCGCTCCTCTTCTGTGAAGATGATGCTATTCAAATGGAAAGCAGTGAACCAGTCCGTGGATCAGAACTTTGCCTACAAACTGATATAGTAGATTCATCTCAGTCCAGACCCAGCTTCAACCATGGCTATACACCACAGTGTCCCGGGACCTTCATCAACCAA GTGGCCCCAGGGAACCCAGGGAAGAAAGCAGGACTAATAATAGGTGATATAGTGAGGGAAGTCAATGGAGAAAATGTGGGGGACCGATACCTGGAAGATGTCATTATGCTTGTGAAAGAAGGAGGGCCATGTCTTTCCTTACTCGTCAAGGATAAGGAGGACTACGACAACTCGAAACAGAAACTTTCTATTACCACCAGTGAGGTGACAAAATTTCAGACTTGTAAAAATTGA
- the LOC144035858 gene encoding chitinase-3-like protein 2 isoform X1, translating to MKCYKKLFNGRNCALSPNPPFLFSPIIPDVLWSLIKSFPQKIKSIKMHKLILFTGLCLTTAWLGSAEKLVCLYDSVSDQRQGIGHFEIDDIQAHLCTHLIYSFVGIDKTFKISPSSSDEKKFPLFKKLKNRPHHVHAKESEHVWSNSNTHLKTILEVNVISDPLFHELIAIQANRATFIQSVISILREPNYMFDGINILWQNKMDDFQKYREYFTFLIEEFRKEFNKEAVDSECDALLLTVSVSADPTVITQSYDVKEIADDIDFFNVMTSDIEIVFLKGRPSYCPPEESFRKAASAVNFWNKAGVPTHKINMGIGVFGEAYYTDSQGSIELAGGLLADLPEGFLARFEVCIFLQELLKASSTTRVVFDDIASIDVKVDYIKKHHFGGAFVLSLDLDDFNHICCSHDHKYPVIQHLHDKLVLDFVIH from the exons ATGAAGTGctataaaaaattgtttaatggAAGGAATTGTGCTCTTTCCCCCAATCCCCCATTCCTTTTTTCTCCAATCATTCCAGATGTTCTTTGGTCACTGATTAAATCGtttccacaaaaaataaaaag CATAAAGATGCACAAGCTCATTCTTTTTACag GTCTCTGTCTGACCACCGCTTGGTTGG GTTCAGCTGAAAAACTGGTGTGTCTCTATGACAGCGTCTCAGACCAACGACAGGGGATTGGACATTTCGAGATTGATGACATACAAGCACATCTGTGTACCCATCTAATATATAGTTTTGTCGGCATTGataaaacttttaaaatttCCCCTAGTTCCAGTGacgaaaaaaaattcccacttttCAAGAAGCTGAAGAACAGGCCACACCATGTGCATGCAAAAGAAAGTGAACATGTTTGGTCCAACAGTAATACACATCTGAAAACAATTTTGGAGGTCAACGTGATTTCAGATCCACT ATTCCATGAACTCATAGCCATACAAGCAAATAGGGCGACTTTTATCCAGTCTGTGATCTCCATTTTGAGGGAACCTAATTATATGTTTGATGGGATCAACATCTTGTGGCAGAATAAAATGGACGATTTTCAGAAATACAGGGAATATTTTACATTCCTCATCGAG GAATTCCGAAAAGAATTTAACAAGGAGGCAGTCGACAGTGAATGTGACGCACTACTGCTGACTGTTAGTGTCTCTGCTGACCCAACAGTTATTACTCAGAGCTACGATGTCAAAGAGATTGCGGA CGACATAGACTTCTTCAATGTGATGACGTCAGatattgaaattgtttttctgAAAGGCCGACCATCTTACTGTCCTCCAGAAGAATCCTTCCGTAAGGCG GCTTCTGCAGTAAACTTCTGGAATAAGGCGGGAGTACCTACTCATAAGATTAACATGGGAATTGGGGTATTTGGAGAAGCTTATTATACTGACAGTCAGGGCTCTATTGAACTGGCGGGAGGCCTTTTGGCTGATTTACCAGAAGGGTTCTTGGCCCGTTTTGAG GTGTGCATTTTCTTGCAAGAACTTCTTAAGGCTTCATCAACTACCCGTGTTGTCTTTGATGACATAGCTTCGATTGATGTAAAG GTtgattacattaaaaaacaccACTTTGGAGGAGCCTTTGTCCTGTCCCTGGACCTGGATGACTTCAATCATATATGCTGCAGTCATGACCACAAATATCCTGTCATTCAACATCTGCACGATAAACTAGTTCTGGATTTTGTAATCCACTAG
- the LOC144036404 gene encoding chitotriosidase-1-like, whose amino-acid sequence MHKIILFAGLCLTTAWLASSERLVCVYDSISHQRWGIARFKIDDIQPNLCTHLIYSFVCTDSKLEISLSSGDKKKFPLFKKLKHSNPYLKTILEVNLISNPLFPKLIATQEHRATFINSAISYLRNPDYMFDGINILWLDNTKKLPGVKNDFTKLIKEFQEAFYKEAAHSGFEKLLLTASVSAEPSVISHSYDVKHLAKDIDFFNVMTSDIEIIFLKGRPSYYPPEESFNKAASAVNYWKTAGVPTDKINLGIGVFGEAYTTDSHGNIQTVAGHLRDLPKGFWARYEVCYFLQRIDEASTTKVVFDDIPSIDTKVQYIQNHKLGGAFVLSLDLDDFNHISCNHDHKFPVIHYLHDKLVPAHYHK is encoded by the exons ATGCACAAGATCATTCTTTTTGCAG GTCTCTGTCTGACCACTGCTTGGTTGG CTTCGAGCGAAAGACTGGTGTGTGTCTATGACAGCATCTCGCACCAACGATGGGGGATTGCACGTTTCAAGATTGATGACATCCAACCAAACCTGTGTACCCATCTGATCTATAGTTTTGTCTGCACCGATTCAAAATTAGAAATTTCCCTTAGCTCTGGTGACAAAAAGAAGTTTCCACTCTTCAAGAAGCTGAAGCACAG TAACCCATATCTGAAAACCATTTTGGAGGTCAACCTGATTTCAAATCCGCT ATTCCCAAAACTGATAGCCACACAAGAACATAGAGCGACTTTCATCAACTCTGCAATCTCCTATTTAAGAAACCCTGATTATATGTTTGATGGGATCAACATCTTGTGGCTGGATAACACAAAGAAATTACCGGGAGTCAAGAATGATTTCACAAAGCTCATCAAG GAATTCCAAGAAGCCTTTTACAAGGAGGCGGCCCATAGTGGATTTGAGAAACTACTGCTCACTGCGAGCGTCTCTGCTGAGCCATCAGTTATTTCTCATAGCTACGACGTCAAACATCTTGCAAA GGACATAGACTTCTTCAATGTGATGACGTCAGATATTGAAATAATCTTTCTGAAAGGCCGACCATCTTACTATCCTCCAGAAGAATCATTCAATAAGGCG GCTTCTGCGGTGAACTACTGGAAAACGGCGGGAGTGCCTACCGATAAGATTAACTTGGGAATTGGGGTATTTGGAGAAGCCTACACCACTGACAGTCACGGTAACATTCAAACGGTGGCAGGCCATTTGCGTGATTTACCAAAAGGGTTCTGGGCCCGTTATGAG GTGTGTTACTTCCTGCAAAGAATTGATGAGGCTTCAACTACGAAGGTTGTCTTTGATGACATACCTTCTATTGATACAAAG GTTCAATACATTCAAAACCACAAACTTGGAGGAGCCTTTGTCCTGTCCCTGGACCTGGATGACTTCAATCACATAAGCTGCAATCATGACCACAAATTTCCTGTCATCCACTATCTGCATGATAAACTAGTTCCGGCTCATTACCACAAGTAA